One Rhinolophus sinicus isolate RSC01 linkage group LG06, ASM3656204v1, whole genome shotgun sequence DNA window includes the following coding sequences:
- the HINFP gene encoding histone H4 transcription factor isoform X3: MRNHVNHYKCPLCDMTCPLPSSLRNHMRFRHSEDRPFKCDCCDYSCKNLIDLRKHLDTHSKEPVHRCDFENCSFSARSLCSIKSHYRKVHEGYSEPRYKCHVCDKCFTRGNNLTVHLRKKHQFKWPSGHPRFRYKEHEDGYMRLQLVRYESVELTQQLLRQPQEGSGLGASLNESSLQGIVLETLPGEPGPQEEDEEEEEGRGGEGTAHSASQDTPSPVIHVVNQTNAQGEQEIVYYVLSEALGEHPPAPESPSESIMEKLQGIAEEPEIQMV, translated from the exons ATGCGTAACCATG TGAATCACTATAAGTGCCCTCTGTGTGACATGACCTGTCCACTGCCATCCTCCCTCCGCAACCACATGCGCTTTCGCCACAGCGAGGACCGGCCCTTCAAATGTGACTGTTGTGACTACAG TTGTAAGAATCTGATCGACCTCCGGAAGCACCTGGATACCCATAGCAAGGAGCCAGTGCACAGGTGTGATTTTGAGAACTGCAGCTTCAGTGCCCGATCCCTCTGCTCTATCAAGTCTCATTACCGAAAAGTACATGAA GGATACTCAGAGCCAAGGTACAAATGTCACGTGTGTGACAAATGCTTCACAAGGGGCAACAACCTCACCGTGCACCTTCGCAAGAAGCACCAGTTCAAGTGGCCCTCAGGGCACCCCCGTTTTCG GTACAAGGAGCATGAAGATGGATACATGCGACTGCAGCTGGTTCGCTATGAGAGTGTGGAGCTGACGCAGCAATTGCTGCGTCAACCACAGGAAGGATCGGGCCTGGGAGCATCACTGAATGAGAGCAGCCTGCAGGGCATCGTTCTAGAAACACTGCCAGGGGAGCCAGGACCTCAAGAAGAAgacgaagaggaggaggagggcaggggtggtGAGGGAACAGCTCACTCAGCCTCTCAGGACACCCCTAGTCCTGTCATCCACGTGGTGAATCAGACCAATGCCCAAGGCGAGCAAGAGATTGTCTACTATGTGCTGTCCGAAGCCCTGGGAGAGCACCCCCCAGCTCCGGAGTCTCCCTCAGAGAGCATCATGGAAAAGCTTCAGGGAATAGCTGAGGAGCCAGAAATCCAGATGGTGTGA
- the HINFP gene encoding histone H4 transcription factor isoform X2, with protein sequence MPPPGKVPRKENLGLQCEWGSCSFVCSAMEEFCEHVSQHLQKYLHGSVEEEEGEEDPLDEEFSCLWQECGFCSLDNSADLIRHVYFHCYHTKLKQWGLQALQSQADLSPCLLDFHSRNIVPDTPDHFLCLWEHCESSFDNPEWFYRHVEAHSLCCEYKAVGKDNHMVLCGWKGCTCTFKDHCKLREHLRSHTQEKVVACPTCGGMFANNTKFLDHIRRQTSLDQQRFQCSHCSKRFATERLLRDHMRNHVNHYKCPLCDMTCPLPSSLRNHMRFRHSEDRPFKCDCCDYSCKNLIDLRKHLDTHSKEPVHRCDFENCSFSARSLCSIKSHYRKVHEGYSEPRYKCHVCDKCFTRGNNLTVHLRKKHQFKWPSGHPRFRYKEHEDGYMRLQLVRYESVELTQQLLRQPQEGSGLGASLNESSLQGIVLETLPGEPGPQEEDEEEEEGRGGEGTAHSASQDTPSPVIHVVNQTNAQGEQEIVYYVLSEALGEHPPAPESPSESIMEKLQGIAEEPEIQMV encoded by the exons ATGCCGCCCCCTGGGAAGGTTCCACGGAAGGAGAACCTAGGGCTACAGTGTGAGTGGGGGTCCTGCTCCTTTGTGTGCTCGGCCATGGAGGAGTTCTGTGAGCATGTTTCTCAGCACCTGCAGAAATACCTGCATGGCTCcgtggaggaagaggagggagaggaggaccCACTGG ATGAAGAATTTTCCTGCTTGTGGCAGGAGTGTGGCTTTTGTTCTCTGGACAATTCTGCTGATCTCATCCGTCATGTCTACTTCCACTGCTACCACACCAAGCTGAAGCAGTGGGGGCTGCAGGCCCTGCAAAGCCAGGCGGACCTCAGCCCCTGCCTTCTGGACTTCCACAGCCGCAACATCGTCCCTGACACCCCTGACCACTTCCTGTGTCTGTGGGAGCATTGTGAG agctccttcGACAATCCCGAGTGGTTCTATCGGCATGTGGAAGCGCACAGCCTGTGCTGTGAATACAAAGCAGTCGGCAAGGACAACCACATGGTGCTGTGTGGCTGGAAAG GCTGTACCTGCACCTTTAAGGACCACTGTAAGCTTCGTGAGCACCTCCGCAGCCATACTCAGGAGAAAGTGGTGGCGTGCCCCACTTGCGGGGGCATGTTTGCCAACAATACGAAGTTCTTAGATCACATCCGTCGCCAGACCTCATTGGATC agcAACGCTTCCAGTGCTCCCACTGTTCCAAGAGATTTGCCACTGAGCGGCTGTTGCGAGACCACATGCGTAACCATG TGAATCACTATAAGTGCCCTCTGTGTGACATGACCTGTCCACTGCCATCCTCCCTCCGCAACCACATGCGCTTTCGCCACAGCGAGGACCGGCCCTTCAAATGTGACTGTTGTGACTACAG TTGTAAGAATCTGATCGACCTCCGGAAGCACCTGGATACCCATAGCAAGGAGCCAGTGCACAGGTGTGATTTTGAGAACTGCAGCTTCAGTGCCCGATCCCTCTGCTCTATCAAGTCTCATTACCGAAAAGTACATGAA GGATACTCAGAGCCAAGGTACAAATGTCACGTGTGTGACAAATGCTTCACAAGGGGCAACAACCTCACCGTGCACCTTCGCAAGAAGCACCAGTTCAAGTGGCCCTCAGGGCACCCCCGTTTTCG GTACAAGGAGCATGAAGATGGATACATGCGACTGCAGCTGGTTCGCTATGAGAGTGTGGAGCTGACGCAGCAATTGCTGCGTCAACCACAGGAAGGATCGGGCCTGGGAGCATCACTGAATGAGAGCAGCCTGCAGGGCATCGTTCTAGAAACACTGCCAGGGGAGCCAGGACCTCAAGAAGAAgacgaagaggaggaggagggcaggggtggtGAGGGAACAGCTCACTCAGCCTCTCAGGACACCCCTAGTCCTGTCATCCACGTGGTGAATCAGACCAATGCCCAAGGCGAGCAAGAGATTGTCTACTATGTGCTGTCCGAAGCCCTGGGAGAGCACCCCCCAGCTCCGGAGTCTCCCTCAGAGAGCATCATGGAAAAGCTTCAGGGAATAGCTGAGGAGCCAGAAATCCAGATGGTGTGA
- the HINFP gene encoding histone H4 transcription factor isoform X1, translating into MPPPGKVPRKENLGLQCEWGSCSFVCSAMEEFCEHVSQHLQKYLHGSVEEEEGEEDPLDEEFSCLWQECGFCSLDNSADLIRHVYFHCYHTKLKQWGLQALQSQADLSPCLLDFHSRNIVPDTPDHFLCLWEHCESSFDNPEWFYRHVEAHSLCCEYKAVGKDNHMVLCGWKGCTCTFKDHCKLREHLRSHTQEKVVACPTCGGMFANNTKFLDHIRRQTSLDPTLSSACPTPEQRFQCSHCSKRFATERLLRDHMRNHVNHYKCPLCDMTCPLPSSLRNHMRFRHSEDRPFKCDCCDYSCKNLIDLRKHLDTHSKEPVHRCDFENCSFSARSLCSIKSHYRKVHEGYSEPRYKCHVCDKCFTRGNNLTVHLRKKHQFKWPSGHPRFRYKEHEDGYMRLQLVRYESVELTQQLLRQPQEGSGLGASLNESSLQGIVLETLPGEPGPQEEDEEEEEGRGGEGTAHSASQDTPSPVIHVVNQTNAQGEQEIVYYVLSEALGEHPPAPESPSESIMEKLQGIAEEPEIQMV; encoded by the exons ATGCCGCCCCCTGGGAAGGTTCCACGGAAGGAGAACCTAGGGCTACAGTGTGAGTGGGGGTCCTGCTCCTTTGTGTGCTCGGCCATGGAGGAGTTCTGTGAGCATGTTTCTCAGCACCTGCAGAAATACCTGCATGGCTCcgtggaggaagaggagggagaggaggaccCACTGG ATGAAGAATTTTCCTGCTTGTGGCAGGAGTGTGGCTTTTGTTCTCTGGACAATTCTGCTGATCTCATCCGTCATGTCTACTTCCACTGCTACCACACCAAGCTGAAGCAGTGGGGGCTGCAGGCCCTGCAAAGCCAGGCGGACCTCAGCCCCTGCCTTCTGGACTTCCACAGCCGCAACATCGTCCCTGACACCCCTGACCACTTCCTGTGTCTGTGGGAGCATTGTGAG agctccttcGACAATCCCGAGTGGTTCTATCGGCATGTGGAAGCGCACAGCCTGTGCTGTGAATACAAAGCAGTCGGCAAGGACAACCACATGGTGCTGTGTGGCTGGAAAG GCTGTACCTGCACCTTTAAGGACCACTGTAAGCTTCGTGAGCACCTCCGCAGCCATACTCAGGAGAAAGTGGTGGCGTGCCCCACTTGCGGGGGCATGTTTGCCAACAATACGAAGTTCTTAGATCACATCCGTCGCCAGACCTCATTGGATC CCACCCTTTcttctgcctgccccaccccagagcAACGCTTCCAGTGCTCCCACTGTTCCAAGAGATTTGCCACTGAGCGGCTGTTGCGAGACCACATGCGTAACCATG TGAATCACTATAAGTGCCCTCTGTGTGACATGACCTGTCCACTGCCATCCTCCCTCCGCAACCACATGCGCTTTCGCCACAGCGAGGACCGGCCCTTCAAATGTGACTGTTGTGACTACAG TTGTAAGAATCTGATCGACCTCCGGAAGCACCTGGATACCCATAGCAAGGAGCCAGTGCACAGGTGTGATTTTGAGAACTGCAGCTTCAGTGCCCGATCCCTCTGCTCTATCAAGTCTCATTACCGAAAAGTACATGAA GGATACTCAGAGCCAAGGTACAAATGTCACGTGTGTGACAAATGCTTCACAAGGGGCAACAACCTCACCGTGCACCTTCGCAAGAAGCACCAGTTCAAGTGGCCCTCAGGGCACCCCCGTTTTCG GTACAAGGAGCATGAAGATGGATACATGCGACTGCAGCTGGTTCGCTATGAGAGTGTGGAGCTGACGCAGCAATTGCTGCGTCAACCACAGGAAGGATCGGGCCTGGGAGCATCACTGAATGAGAGCAGCCTGCAGGGCATCGTTCTAGAAACACTGCCAGGGGAGCCAGGACCTCAAGAAGAAgacgaagaggaggaggagggcaggggtggtGAGGGAACAGCTCACTCAGCCTCTCAGGACACCCCTAGTCCTGTCATCCACGTGGTGAATCAGACCAATGCCCAAGGCGAGCAAGAGATTGTCTACTATGTGCTGTCCGAAGCCCTGGGAGAGCACCCCCCAGCTCCGGAGTCTCCCTCAGAGAGCATCATGGAAAAGCTTCAGGGAATAGCTGAGGAGCCAGAAATCCAGATGGTGTGA